Proteins encoded by one window of candidate division WOR-3 bacterium:
- a CDS encoding alkaline phosphatase family protein, translating into MKLFVFGLDGVPFDFFDKKLKEKTPNIQNLIENSQYGILKSITPPITVPAWACMLSGKTPGDLGIYGFRNRKKEDYKLKVLTSHDLKSDTVLEILSRKGKRIISIGIPPSYPPRPINGIRISCFLTPGPESKYAYPEEIKSEIEKNFGEYIFDAKGFRTEKKDWLKKEIYKLTEQRFEIVKYFLRKENFDLFFFVEMGTDRIHHGFWRFFDREHKMYEENNEYQDVIPEYYAFLDKKIGEILEILPEDTWIMVVSDHGAKKIEGCVAVNELLIKEGYLKLKENFKEQKRLEPEMIDFKKTYAYGEGGYYSRVFLNVKGRDKEGILDKKDYEKVRKELREIFENLKNEDGKNIGTKAFYPEEIYPEVKGFPPDLIVIFGDLDYRSVGSVGINKIFTLENDTGPDDANHSYEGIYILKSPDGNLKGRKDAEIYDVANTILKIFDISDEEIIPFRGKSLI; encoded by the coding sequence AAACTCCCAGTATGGTATATTAAAGAGTATAACTCCCCCTATAACTGTTCCTGCATGGGCATGCATGCTTTCTGGAAAAACACCAGGAGACCTTGGAATTTATGGTTTCAGAAATAGAAAGAAAGAAGATTATAAATTAAAGGTTTTAACCTCTCATGATTTAAAATCTGATACTGTTTTGGAAATACTTTCAAGAAAAGGAAAAAGAATTATATCTATTGGAATTCCACCTTCTTATCCACCGAGACCAATTAACGGTATAAGGATTTCCTGCTTTTTAACACCAGGACCTGAAAGTAAATATGCCTATCCTGAAGAAATAAAAAGTGAAATTGAAAAAAATTTTGGTGAATATATATTTGATGCAAAGGGTTTTAGAACAGAGAAAAAAGACTGGTTAAAAAAAGAAATCTATAAATTAACAGAACAGAGATTTGAGATTGTAAAATATTTTTTAAGAAAAGAAAATTTTGATCTTTTTTTCTTTGTTGAAATGGGGACAGATAGAATTCATCACGGATTCTGGAGGTTCTTTGATAGGGAACACAAAATGTATGAAGAAAATAATGAGTACCAAGATGTAATACCGGAATATTATGCTTTCCTCGATAAAAAAATAGGAGAGATTCTTGAAATATTACCCGAGGATACATGGATAATGGTTGTTTCAGACCATGGTGCAAAAAAAATAGAGGGTTGTGTTGCTGTTAATGAACTTTTGATTAAAGAGGGTTATTTAAAATTAAAGGAAAATTTTAAAGAACAAAAGCGTCTTGAACCCGAAATGATTGATTTTAAAAAAACTTATGCATACGGTGAAGGGGGCTATTATTCAAGAGTTTTTTTAAATGTAAAAGGTAGAGATAAAGAGGGTATTTTAGATAAAAAAGATTATGAAAAAGTGAGGAAAGAGTTAAGGGAAATTTTTGAAAATTTAAAAAATGAAGATGGTAAAAATATAGGAACAAAGGCTTTTTATCCGGAGGAAATATATCCTGAAGTTAAAGGTTTTCCTCCTGATTTAATTGTTATATTCGGGGATCTTGATTACAGGAGCGTTGGTTCAGTTGGAATAAATAAAATTTTTACCCTTGAAAATGATACAGGACCTGATGATGCAAATCATTCCTATGAAGGAATTTATATTTTAAAAAGTCCTGATGGAAATCTTAAAGGCAGGAAGGATGCAGAAATTTATGATGTAGCGAATACAATTTTAAAAATATTTGATATAAGTGATGAAGAAATTATACCTTTCAGGGGTAAGAGTTTAATTTAA
- the amrB gene encoding AmmeMemoRadiSam system protein B, with translation MEERPKLRYFDVIPDKRGFIVVDPFSISKEMFFSRESFLLLTLIDGKRTISDIKSEFLKMTGIILSNLEIINFIKELDRNYLLYNERFLKKVNEEKEKMKSSEFKEIKIDNRLKELIEFFKNKNLDITKKIKAMIIPHIDPFVARETYQKFFSILKNVREKVILIFGVPHFWFEVPFSLFPKNFKVNGKIIETEINFVNKIKEKFDYDITSDYFSFKKEHSIEFPVIFTSFLEEDKKVLAFLVSESNKEKLKEIAKKLLEVIKEFKGEFFFISSIDLSHVGKKFGDEKSYDPEEIDIKYIDYLLNLENEKAFDFLEKNENITKIDGKNTNFLFFEILKDLGIKRGTLIDYKKYYEELTDSLVSYSLIVFE, from the coding sequence ATGGAAGAAAGACCAAAGTTAAGATACTTTGATGTTATTCCTGACAAAAGAGGTTTTATTGTAGTTGATCCTTTTTCAATATCAAAGGAGATGTTTTTTTCAAGGGAAAGTTTTTTGCTTTTAACACTTATTGATGGTAAAAGAACTATTTCAGATATAAAATCAGAATTTTTAAAAATGACAGGTATAATTCTCTCAAATCTTGAGATAATAAACTTTATAAAGGAACTTGACAGAAATTATCTTCTTTATAATGAAAGGTTTTTAAAAAAAGTTAATGAGGAGAAGGAGAAGATGAAAAGTTCAGAATTTAAGGAGATTAAAATTGATAATAGATTAAAAGAACTTATTGAATTTTTTAAAAATAAAAATTTAGATATAACTAAAAAAATTAAAGCAATGATAATCCCTCACATTGATCCCTTTGTTGCAAGAGAGACTTATCAAAAATTTTTTTCTATTTTAAAAAATGTAAGAGAGAAAGTAATTTTAATCTTTGGTGTTCCTCACTTCTGGTTTGAAGTTCCTTTTTCTTTATTTCCAAAAAACTTCAAAGTAAATGGTAAGATAATTGAAACAGAAATTAACTTTGTTAATAAAATAAAGGAAAAATTTGATTACGATATAACATCGGATTATTTTTCTTTTAAAAAAGAACATTCAATTGAATTTCCTGTTATTTTTACAAGTTTTCTTGAGGAGGATAAAAAAGTTCTTGCTTTTCTTGTTTCTGAAAGTAATAAGGAAAAATTAAAGGAAATAGCAAAAAAATTGTTAGAAGTTATAAAAGAATTTAAAGGAGAATTTTTCTTTATATCAAGTATTGATCTATCCCATGTAGGAAAAAAGTTTGGAGATGAAAAAAGTTATGACCCTGAAGAGATTGATATAAAATACATTGATTATCTTTTGAATCTTGAAAATGAAAAAGCTTTTGATTTTTTAGAAAAAAATGAGAACATAACAAAAATTGATGGAAAAAATACAAATTTTCTTTTTTTTG